The genomic region ggacagggagaaagaatgaaagaaagagagggggagaaaaaaaatagaggggagaagagacggtgagaaaggggggaagaaaaaaagaaaaacaaacaaaacacctggatcacctgtatggagataagaaaaaacagaagagaaaacaaacaagaaagagcaacataataaatatagcaccatcacaataaaacagctaacagtagataacagtagataccaAATATTAGATGTTATGTTACAGCAcgcaagatcgacagcgcacaatgtgctttcaggcagcagccaagaaaggtgtagtttgtgtctgtgaacacctgtgtACACACCTGTgtacacacctgtgtggatcagcacgcttgtattcaaaagggtCCTCGTCTGAGTGCTGGCTTTCAGTTGTGCTGTCTCTCTTGCCCagccatgcacacacagacactgtgcTACACTTACACAGTGAGACACATGCTCACAGAGACGTCCAGATACATTTTGTCCTTGCTGGAGGTcatcttgtgtgtgttttttggcccactgtggCCTCACACCGAGCTCCTGCTGTTTTTTGAACACTTTAACAGCTAACAACTTTTAGCTTCCTGTTGAACACACTTAAGTGGTCACTCACTTCCTGTGCCCTGGGCAATAAGAgacgttttgtgttttataatttattgaTATGTTTGATCCTTTCTGACCTGCGTTAATGAAGCAGTCATTAGAGCACCATGTCCGCTATAATAGTTCTGTAGTttgtagaggtgggaatcaccatacaccccacgatacgatattatcacaatacttaactcacgatacgatattattgcgattttttttttatatatttttgcaatATTCTGGGTATTGCAATACAATATTTTGTGATTTATCACATATTTTTTCTACTGCAGATTTTGtccataaaggtaaactttatcattattcattttattttaataataaagtctcacactcagtctttctctcatgtcagtcagttttattgctgACAAAGTGAACGGTTTGTATAACAGTCTAGTAACCAACTTAACTGAACGTAActatctggtacaattatagcttataataaaatataattttacattaaataaaaaagttttaaatttaaataaaataaaacatttcttaaattaaaataagtaaactgtcctGTTTGTTGCTGCcctaaaaagttaaacacatttggacagtgaagcaATGTCAgcattcttgctcagaaaaaggagctgatcaacatgctctgaagtcagagtgcTCCGTTTTGCTGTGACGATGTCTCCAGCGGTTGAGAAGACTCTTTCAGCCGAGACACTAGTGCCTGGGATACAAAGATATCTTTTTGCCAGCGTGGCCAGGAAAGGATAGACTTCCTCATGGGATTTCCACCAGCTTAGTGGGTCTTCTGTGAGTGCCAGTGATGTGACCTCCTGGTATCTTTTCACCTCCTCCTCAGCTGTGGCAGATAATGATTTTGGTGGGGCTCCAACATCACCATAAGTCTGACCAAGCAAGTCTGTTAACCCACGAGACTTCCTCATCTTGGCTGGTATGAGAGGGGGTCTGGGATTTTGTTCAGTCTCGTCGGGTTTCTCATGATGTTCATGGGCTTCTGGCTCACAGATGGGCTGCTGcctcttttcttcctgtagaaaacccacacacatacagagagagggagaaaataaatatttcatatcTTTTAGTATGCAGTAATATGTTAGCAAATTATAATTAATGTATTTAATTGTTAAATAGAATATTACcaatatgacaaaaatatcaccgATCTACTAATATTGTAAGTTATTTAAATTATAACACCAGAATGTTTGCTTACCTGAAGGGTTATAGCCTCAGCAACCACTCTGGCATAGGTTTCCTGTCTTTCCTCCAGTGACAGGAATGGCAGGGTTTTAAAGCGTGGGTCGAGAGCTGATGCTGTGTAGAGGGTGTTCCTCTCGACTGTGCTGGCATATCTCTTCTTAAGATCTTGACTGATACTTTGCTTGATGTTTCTGACCAGTGCTGTGTCACCAATGTTGTCTTGGGTGTTGTGCAACAGCTGTGCTAGCAGCGGTGCTACGACAGACAGAGTAGGATTCTTTTCCTCAGACATCACAGTAGTCGCGACTTGCATTGACTTCAAGGCCCGGACAATTTCTTCAGTGTTCCCAATATCCGTCTTATTTAGAGTAAAGATATGTGCTACTCTTTCTGACTTCGGGAGACAGCAGCGCTGCACAAATTGCAGGTTGTTGTTCAAGGAAACGCTGGAGCATGTCATAAGCACTGTTCCATCTCGTGCAGACGTCGGTCTTGAGCTTGTGAGTCGGgagctgtaacattttctgtttttgctccaGAGTGTGGTTTGCCACTGTGCTTCTATTGAAAAACCCAGTTATGCGCCGCACTCTCCCCAAGACCCTGGCTACTGCAGGCAGGTTTAAGGATCGTTGTGATGCCAGATTGAGCGTATGGGCGAAACACTTCACATGCAGGTATCCCGCTAGCTGAGTGGCAATTGTCATATTAGAAGCATTGTCGGTGACAACCACAAGATTTTTGTCGGCAATCCCCCATTCCTGTGCTGCATTTTGCAGGAGATTTGCAATGTTCGCTCCGGTGTGACTTTCATGTAATGTTCGAGTTTGGAGAACGTAAGACAGCAGTTGCCAGTCCGCTGTGAGATAATGAGCTGTTATAGTCACATATGAATCCACAGCCCGCGAGGTCCATGCGTCTCAAGTTAATGCAACCCTTTCTGCTGTGCTCAAACTTTCCTCAACTTTACGCTTCACATCTATGTAGAGATTGGGTACGGCTGTGTCGGCGAAAAAACGTCGTGATGGTATCACATACCTGGGTTCCAGCGTCTTGATCATGTAAGAAAAGCCCTCGTTTTCCACAATGTTGTAAGGACGCAGGTCTTTGCAGATGAAGTACGTGATAGATTGTGTTATTTTCTTAGCTCGCTCTGAATTGGGAGATAGCTTTGCTAAGCTAAGAGTGTCCAGCGTTGGTTGATTTTTCAGTGGAGCTGATTCAGAGCTAGCTTTCCCGTCCGCGGTTAATGCTATATTTGGATGGTGCCGTGTAAGATGGGCCCTCATGTTCGTAGTATTCCCAGAGTACTTTATTTTCATACGACACACCTTGCAAATCCCGTGTGTCATATCCATCTCATTTGTTCCATCCTTGTTAAAAAATCCAAAGTACGTCCAGACGTTTGATTTAAACGCAGATGGCGCTTTTCTgatctctttttcttcctccatcTTTGTTTGATCAATTTTCCCATGTGCTGACCTAACCTCTGCTGACCTCACTAGAGAAAAAGCTCAACCGCACCATCTGGTGGATTGGAAGTTTTTGGAACAAAATATCGAtgtctgctgtccctgtatcgatacattattggCAAACAAAATATTGCGATACTACgcagtatcgatttttttcccccacccctagtaGTTTGATGCTTGAGTCGTTGCAGACTTGTTGAAACTCCCTCACCCGTCAAAGCAGCGTCTTTGTTATTGGagtccagcagatggcagtgtTTCACTGTCTGAAGCTTCAGCTGGATTATCCGTTTGCTATGTTTGCCATGttacagtggggaggaaaaactcccttttaacaggaatatcTAGACATGAGTGATTACTGCAGTGGGGCACTATCTGTGCTATCTATAAGAAATGTTAGCAACAATAAAACTCTGAGGATCAGGGCTCCATTTCACTCCAGTGTTCAGTGGCATTTTAAAAGAGTGAATACCGACGCTGAATGTCTTTGTAAAGCAAAAGCACTTTGTTAGCCTTTACAGAGCAAAGCTATGGATCAATGTGCAGTGAAGAAAAATCGAGGTAGCCAGTCTGTCCTTTCCTAACCAATCACAGAGCTCCTTACATTGCACCATGTGGCTAATTTGCGTTTTACTGATATTGCTGGGCTGCTGTCAATCATATCATATATTACAACAGAGCATTGACCTTTAACCTGTTTAATTCATactgagtatttaaaaaaaatgtattgtcaTAATAAATTCTGCCTCACTGAAACACCATTTTGCATTAGCCTCTATCACCTGACTTGTCACTGATGATATCACTGAGCAGGCGAGCGGTAGCGGCGGGGGGGGTGTAGGTGAAGCTCGTGAAGAACAAAAATTCTGTACGAGCAGATGCAGTGAGTCCAATAACCAGGGGTAACTGGAAATAAGGTGTTGTAGGTTGGCTTCCACAGTGTAAAGAGACGCTTCTCCCTCATGCTCTAACAGTTGGTAAATCAATTTAGAAGCAGAGTCGATAACGGCCTCCTGAAGCTCCCTAGGTGGGGTGACTGCCGCTGGATCCATATCTGGCTGGTCCGTACTGTCACGGCGGGTAAGGAGAGCcgtgtgaaaataataaatgaggatCCAATCGCAGGCAGTAGTGGAGAagtgaaggtggtttattgaacacaaaaataaatatggacaaacagcaaatggaGCAGGAACTAAACTAGACTggaaacaactaaactacagagcacaaacctgGACAAGAACGAGCAGAGGAGATGGccagcagggagaacacacggGTGCGACATGGTggatacacagacggaccagcaactacaatgacagaggacacgacttaaatacacagagaaacacaggggaattacacacaggtggtggacacagctgggaataatcaacaagacgagacagaggtaaaactgaacacactcacatgagacgcagaccttcacaataaaacaggaacaagaaaccatcacactaagacgcagactcgacatagagagagagacagaaaatgacacatggaactacCGTCTCGCCCCTCCCGGCAGTCTGTATACTTTAAGCTCGGGTAGTTTTTACACAGGATACGGGAGGATTATTGAGAAGAACCTAAGCAAACACGTGACAAGTTTTCAACAGGAATGaatgacagtaaaaatgttACCTCACAGATCGTTTTTATGCCATCAGTAATGAGCTGGTTTCAGCTAGACTGGACACACTCAAATGGCAAAGAAGGTTGTGTAGCCTTTGCAGAGAAGATGAAGTGCATTCATGTAAATCAAAATGCATCTTTTAATTGAGGTAGAGGTTTGTCAGAGATATTATTCTCATAATGTACCTTTGTCCCAGCTGATTGCAAAAACCTCTTGTGTACCTCTTTTCAACcactgggaggcgctacagctTCATTCCTTTCACACTAAGGCAGCggtagggaactccaggcctcgagggcgtccctgcaggttttagacgttcCCTACCCCTGCACTAAGGCCTTTGAAATCTTCATTAACACTGAGCTTGAAATTTCTATCAGTCGAATGCAAAGGAGTCCTGTGGTTGTAGGACAGAGGTAGGGAACGTTAATCTGCCATCATTTAGATTATATGACAACAACCTTCAAATCTGAAGTCTCAGAAATCTGCTTCATGTACAAGTTCCTCCAATAATCAGGGCTAATATCACCAAATTGTACATAAACAGACTTTTACATGTTAAATATTTCTCAaatatggggaaaaaacaatataaaatactATATTATTAACAAAATATCTTAAGATACAGCTACAAATTGCTTGAAACATTTGCAACGAAATatataaaacagctttattgtcaGTGAGGACAAAGTTATAGTGATGCTGTGCTGGAGTGTtcaaaagaagacagagacatgaagtataaatattgtataatattaaatataagaaagaacaaagttataaaaacattaataattgAAATCTGCAACAATATTCACATAAAGTGTAAAATACAGAGTTAACTGTTTAATAGGTAAAGTTTAGGTCTTGCAGTcgaacaatgatcccaaacacagcagcaaatctacagcagaatAGCTGAAAAGCAAagtccagtcaaagtccaggcCTCAATCTGGGACATTCGGGGAGCTGTGCTTAAATcaatgcccacaaacctcaaagAACTGAAGCAACGTTGTAATGAAGAGTGGGCCAacattcctccacaacaatatgagagactgataaagtcaagcAGAAAACAATTACCTCACATTCGTGCTGCTAgaagtgtttctagttattcACAGGACTGTAGTttgaatttaaagaaatgtgaaagtgcACTGAAATTAACATAAAGttattgcaatttaaaaaaaaaaaatcaagaaatctAAGAGGAAGAAACAATGTAAACCACACAATTTTTTTCCTTATATTCTCCACACGGCAATGCACATAACAGacataaaatatttgcatttatcaataaaaatatacaatttttCCATAGTCATAGCCAGGCCCGATTACTGCCaaacctgtgctgaatcagtcaCTTAAATaggacctgtctgacaaagtagaGTAGACCAAAAGATCCTCAAAAACTACACATCATGGCGCAATCCAAGGAAATTCAGAAGCAAATAAGAAACAAAGTAATTGAGATCTCTCAGTCTGGAGATGCAACGtcaagatgaacagaatccagTTTCTgggatcctgaaggagaatgtctggCCATCTGTTCACGACCACAAGCTGAAGTGCACTTGATCCAAAGCACACCAACAAGTCCACCTCTAAGCAgcttaagtaaaacaaaataaagactttGGAATGGCTTAGCCAAAGTTCATACGTGAATCTGATTG from Astatotilapia calliptera chromosome 23, fAstCal1.2, whole genome shotgun sequence harbors:
- the LOC113016554 gene encoding zinc finger BED domain-containing protein 1-like; this encodes MSEEKNPTLSVVAPLLAQLLHNTQDNIGDTALVRNIKQSISQDLKKRYASTVERNTLYTASALDPRFKTLPFLSLEERQETYARVVAEAITLQEEKRQQPICEPEAHEHHEKPDETEQNPRPPLIPAKMRKSRGLTDLLGQTYGDVGAPPKSLSATAEEEVKRYQEVTSLALTEDPLSWWKSHEEVYPFLATLAKRYLCIPGTSVSAERVFSTAGDIVTAKRSTLTSEHVDQLLFLSKNADIASLSKCV